In the Cellulomonas sp. C5510 genome, GCTGCCCGCCCGCGTCGCCGCCGCCCGCGTGGTCCCCGCCGACCGGCGCGGCGCCCGCCAGGCGCAGCCGCATCGTCCAGGCGTCCACGTTCTCCGGCTGGTAGTAGCCGCGGCGCCGGCCGAACCGCTCGAACCCCGCACGCTCGTACAGCCGCAGCGCCGGCTCGTTGTCCACCCGCACCTCCAGCAGCACGTCCCCGGCGCGCAGCTCGCGTGCCCGGCCCAGCAGCGCGTCCAGCAGAGCGCGCCCCACGCCGCGGCCCTGCGCGTCCGGCCGGGTGCCGATCGTCATGACCTGGGCGTCCCAGCCGTCGAACCACAGGCCCGCGTACCCGACGAGCCGACCCGCGTCGTCCTCGGCCCCCACGTACCAGCGCCCCGGCCCGTCCAGCTCCTCCGCGAGCGACGTCCGCGACCACGCGCCCGCGCCGAACAGCGCGCGCTCCATCGCCTCCATGTCGTCCAGGTCGGCGGGCACCAGCGGCCGCACCCGCACGGTCACGACCCCAGCACCCGCTTGCCCGGGGCCGGCGGCACCGCGTCCGGCCGGCGCAGGTACAGCGGCTCCGTCGGCAGGACGGTGCCCCGGCCCGCGACCGCCAGCCGGGCCAGGGCGACGCGCGCGAGGTCCGCCGGGTCGACGCCCACCGGTGTGCCGGGCGTGGCCGGCAGCAGCTCCGGGTACAGCGCGGTGCCGGCGCCCGCCACCACGAGCCCCTCGACGCCCCGGGCCGCGACGTCCGCCGGCGTGTCCACGCCCGGGCCGTCGACCACCTCGACGGTCGCGTCCGTGCCTGCGCCCACCGCCGCCCGGTAGCGCGCCCAGTACACCTCGCGGCGCCGCGCGTCGGTGACCACGAGCACCTCCCCCGCCGGCTGCAGCGCGCGGACCGTCGCGAGCGCCAGGGCGTCGAGGGAGGACACGCCGTGCACCGGGATCCCCAGCGCCAGCCCCAGCGTCCGGGCCGTGACGAGCCCGACGCGCAGCCCCGTGAAGGGAGCCGGCCCGGTCCCGGCGACGACCGCCGTGAGCTCCGTGCGCGCCACGCCGGCCTCGGCCAGCACCGCGTCGAGCAGCGGGGTGAGGGCCTCGGCGTGCCGGCGCGTCTCCCCGGACGAGCGGGTCGCGAGGGTGCGGCCCGCGTCGTCGACGACGGCGGCGGACGCGGCGGCGGAGGTGTCGAGCGCGAGGACGGGCACCGGTGGGGTTCCTTCCGGGTGGGGTCCGGGCGGGTCGGCCCGGGGCGTGGTCGGGGGTTCGGGGGCGGCGAGGGGCGGGCGGCCGGGCGGCGGCGGCCGGGCGGGGGCGGCCGTCAGCCGGGCAGCGGCACGCCGCGCCAGCGGTCGCCGTGGGCGCGGACCGTCACGGTCCGGACCCCGGCGGCGGCGTCCTCGGCGTCCCCCACCGCACCGCGGGGGCGCCGCAGCGCGACCTCGAGCCGGTCGGCGGCCAGCGACTCCACGAGGCCCGCCCCCCACTCCACGACGGTCACGGACTCGTCCAGGGAGGCGTCCAGGTCGAGCGCGTCGACCTCGTCGAGCGAGCCGAGCCGGTACGCGTCGACGTGCACCAGGGCCGGCCCGGTCGTGCCGTCGTCGCGCGGCAGCGGCGGGTGCACCCGGGCGATGACGAACGTCGGCGACGCGACCGCGCCCCGCACGTGCAGCCCCTGCCCGATCCCCTGCGTGAGGGTCGTCTTGCCGGCGCCGAGGTCGCCGGTCAGCACCACCAGGTCGCCCGGCCGCAGCAGCCCCGCGAGCGCCGCGCCGTACGCGCGCGTCGCGTCCGCGTCCGCGAGCTCCACCGCGACCTCGGCCACCGTCGTCGTCCCGTCCTGCCCGCTCACCGTTCTCCTCCCGTGCCGCCCGGCGCCTCGGGGTCCACGTGCACGCGCGGGACGCGGGCGCCGAGCCGCGTCACGATCTCGTACGAGATGGTGCCGCACGCCTCCGCCCAGTCCTGCGCGGTGGGCCCGCCGTCGGCGCCCGTGCCGAACAGCTCGACCACGTCGCCCGCGGACTCGGTGGCGTCGGGTCCCAGGTCCACCACGACCTGGTCCATGCAGACCCGGCCGGCGATCGCGAGCCGCCGCCCGTGCACGCCCAGCGGGGCCCCGGGCGCACCGTCGGTGCCGGAGGCGTGCCGCGGCACGCCGTCCGCGTACCCGAGCGGCACCACGCCGAGCGTCGTCTCGCGGTCCGTCACGTAGTGGTGCCCGTACGAGACGCCGTGCCCGGCGGGGACCCGCTTCACCGTCGCCAGCTCGGCCTCGACCGTCATCGCCGGCCGCAGCCCGAACCGCTCCGGCCCGCCGAGCTGCGGCACGGGCGTGAGCCCGTACAGCGCGATGCCGGGCCGGACCAGGTCCAGGTGGAGGTCGGGGTCGGTCAGCGTCGACGCCGACGCAGCGATGTGGCGCACCTCGAGCCGAGCACCGCGCGCCTCGGCGTCCGCGGCCGCCGCCCGCAGCGCCTCCGCCTGGCGGTGCAGCGTCGGGTGCCCCGGCTCGTCGGCGAACGCGAGGTGCGACCACAGGCCGACCACCCGCAGCACGCCCTCGGCCTCCATCCGCAGGGCCGCGTCGAGCACCTCGGGCAGGTCCGCCGGGGTCAGCCCGTTGCGCCCCAGCCCGGTGTCGAGCTTGAGGTGCACGCGCGCCGTCCTGCCGGTGACGCGGGCGGACGCGGCGACCTCCTGCAGCGCCCACGGCGCGGCCACCGACAGGTCCACGTCCGCCGCCACCGCGTCGGTCAGCGGCGCGCCCGGGGCGTACAACCAGGTGAGGACGCGGGCGGTGATCCCCGCCTCGCGCAGCGCGAGGGCCTCGCCGAGCTGGGCCACCCCCAGCCAGGTCGCGCCGCCCTGGACCGCCGCGCGCGCGACCGGCACCAGGCCGTGCCCGTACGCGTCGGCCTTGACGACCGCCATCACCTGGGCGGTCGGCGCGAGGTCCCCGAGGGTGCGGGCGTTGTCACGGATCGCGGAGAGGTCGACCACGGCGCGGGCGGGGAACAGGCTCACACCCCCAGTCTCGCACCGGCGGGCGCGCCGGCCGGTGCGACCCCGTGCCCCGGTCGCTCGCCCCGGCGCGACGTGCCCGGCGCTCAGTCGACCGTCACCACCACGTCCGCGCGGTCGCGGGTGCCCGCGACGAGGTCGGCGTTGCGCTGGTCCGGGCCGTGGGTCCAGGCGTACGCGGCCTCCGGGGCCTTGCCGAACAGCCGGTGGCGTGCCACGAGCCGCTCCGCCCGCACGGACTCCGGCAGCTCGGCGAACCAGCACTCGTCGAGCAGACCCCGGACCGGACCGAACCCGTGGTCGTCCAGCAGCAGGTAGTTGCCCTCGGTGATGACGAGCGGCACGTCGGCCGGCACGGCGATCGCCCCGGCGATCCCGTTGCGCAGGTCGCGCCGGTACTCGGGCGCGTACACCGTCTCCCCGGGCACCGCCGCGCGCAGCCGCCGGAGCAGCGCGACGTAGCCGGCCGCGTCGAACGTGTCCGGGGCGCCCTTGCGGTCCTGCCGGCCGAGCCGCTCCAGCTCGGTCTGCGCCAGGTGGAACCCGTCCATCGGGGCGACGACGCACGAGCCCGCGAACGCAGCGAGGATCTGGGCCGACAGCGTCGACTTGCCCGCTCCGGGCGGCCCCGTGATGCCGAGCAGCCGGCGCACCGGCCGGTCGGCACCCGGTGCCGGGGCGAGCAGCGCGGCGACCCGGCGGTGCAGGTCCTCGCGCAGGGGCGGGAGCGCGGGGGTCGCGCGGGTCGTGCCGCTGGTGCCGGTCGGGTCGACGTCGATGTCCTCAGCCACGGAGCAACCCTGCCACGACCGCGGGCAGGGCGTGTGCGACGTCCAGCGCCGCGACCGGGCCGCCCGGGACCGCGGCAGAGGCGGCGCGACCGTGCACGAGCGCGGCCGCCGCCGCGAGCGCCGCCGCGAGCGGCGGGTCGGCGAGCACGTCGCCCGCCCGGCCCGCCAGCAGCGCGCCCAGCAGCCCGGAGAGCACGTCCCCCGACCCGGCGGTCGCGAGCCACCCCGGCGCATCCGCCTGCGCGAACACCGCCCCGCCGGCCCCGGCGACCACGGTGGTGCTGCCCTTGAGCAGGACGGTCGCCCCGGTGTGCTCGTGCGCGCGGCGGGCCCACCGCAGCGGCTCCGCCGTCACCGCCGCGCGGTCGACGTCCTCGCCGAGGCGGGTGAGCAGCGCCGCCAGCTCCCCGGCGTGAGGGGTGAGGACGCACCACGGGGCGAGCGTCTCGGGAGCCAGGGCCAGGGCACCGGCGTCGAGCACCGCCGGCTGCCCCTCGGTCAGCGCGCGCTCGAGCGCGTCCCCGACCCGGCGGGCCTGCTTCGCGTGCGCGGGGTCGACCCCGGGGCCGAGCAGCCAGGCCTGCACCCGCCCCTCACCGGCGACGACCTCGGGGCGTGCCGCCAGGACCGCGCGCCGCACCGCGGCCGGCCCGACGTACCGGACCATCCCGACGCCCGCGCGCACCGCGGCGGACACCGAGAGCACCGCCGCCCCGGGGTACGTCGGGGTCCCCGCCACCACGCCCAGCACA is a window encoding:
- the tsaE gene encoding tRNA (adenosine(37)-N6)-threonylcarbamoyltransferase complex ATPase subunit type 1 TsaE; amino-acid sequence: MSGQDGTTTVAEVAVELADADATRAYGAALAGLLRPGDLVVLTGDLGAGKTTLTQGIGQGLHVRGAVASPTFVIARVHPPLPRDDGTTGPALVHVDAYRLGSLDEVDALDLDASLDESVTVVEWGAGLVESLAADRLEVALRRPRGAVGDAEDAAAGVRTVTVRAHGDRWRGVPLPG
- the alr gene encoding alanine racemase codes for the protein MSLFPARAVVDLSAIRDNARTLGDLAPTAQVMAVVKADAYGHGLVPVARAAVQGGATWLGVAQLGEALALREAGITARVLTWLYAPGAPLTDAVAADVDLSVAAPWALQEVAASARVTGRTARVHLKLDTGLGRNGLTPADLPEVLDAALRMEAEGVLRVVGLWSHLAFADEPGHPTLHRQAEALRAAAADAEARGARLEVRHIAASASTLTDPDLHLDLVRPGIALYGLTPVPQLGGPERFGLRPAMTVEAELATVKRVPAGHGVSYGHHYVTDRETTLGVVPLGYADGVPRHASGTDGAPGAPLGVHGRRLAIAGRVCMDQVVVDLGPDATESAGDVVELFGTGADGGPTAQDWAEACGTISYEIVTRLGARVPRVHVDPEAPGGTGGER
- the tsaB gene encoding tRNA (adenosine(37)-N6)-threonylcarbamoyltransferase complex dimerization subunit type 1 TsaB, with protein sequence MPVLALDTSAAASAAVVDDAGRTLATRSSGETRRHAEALTPLLDAVLAEAGVARTELTAVVAGTGPAPFTGLRVGLVTARTLGLALGIPVHGVSSLDALALATVRALQPAGEVLVVTDARRREVYWARYRAAVGAGTDATVEVVDGPGVDTPADVAARGVEGLVVAGAGTALYPELLPATPGTPVGVDPADLARVALARLAVAGRGTVLPTEPLYLRRPDAVPPAPGKRVLGS
- the rimI gene encoding ribosomal protein S18-alanine N-acetyltransferase, with product MTVRVRPLVPADLDDMEAMERALFGAGAWSRTSLAEELDGPGRWYVGAEDDAGRLVGYAGLWFDGWDAQVMTIGTRPDAQGRGVGRALLDALLGRARELRAGDVLLEVRVDNEPALRLYERAGFERFGRRRGYYQPENVDAWTMRLRLAGAAPVGGDHAGGGDAGGQPASV
- a CDS encoding nucleoside/nucleotide kinase family protein; the encoded protein is MHRRVAALLAPAPGADRPVRRLLGITGPPGAGKSTLSAQILAAFAGSCVVAPMDGFHLAQTELERLGRQDRKGAPDTFDAAGYVALLRRLRAAVPGETVYAPEYRRDLRNGIAGAIAVPADVPLVITEGNYLLLDDHGFGPVRGLLDECWFAELPESVRAERLVARHRLFGKAPEAAYAWTHGPDQRNADLVAGTRDRADVVVTVD